Part of the Sporosarcina sp. FSL K6-2383 genome is shown below.
GCAAATAAAAATGATATTGATGGAATTGTTGCCTCAAATGACAATACAGCTGGAGGAGCAATTCAGGCATTGGATGCGCAAGGTCTAGCTGGCAAAGTTGTTATCTCAGGTCAAGATGCCGATTTAGCAGGAGTTCAACGTATTGCAGAAGGCACACAGACAATGACAGTGTATAAGCCAATCAAGGCCATAGCGATTAAGAGCGCAGAAGTAGCTGTACAATTGGCAAATGGCGAAGCAATCACTTCGGATTCAACTGTAAACAATGGCAAGTTGGATGTACCTTTCATTAAGCTAGATCCGATTAAAGTGGGTAAGGAAAATATTATCGATACTCTAATAAAAGATGGTTTCCATTCATATGATGATGTTTATAAAAATGTACCAGAAAATGAGCGTCCAGCACGCCCATAAGTAGAATTTTTAGGAGGGGGATCGCATCCCCCTTTAAATTTATCTATTTTAGGGGAGGAAAACCGAAATGGAAGATTACGCACTTCAAATGAGGGCAATTACAAAAGAGTTTCCTGGTGTACGTGCGCTAGATAACGTTACTTTTTCAGTTCGTAAAGGCGAAATCCATGCGTTATGTGGTGAAAATGGTGCTGGTAAATCTACTTTAATGAAAGTGTTGAGTGGGGTTTATCCACACGGGTCATACGACGGAGATATTATAATAAACGGCAAAAATGTAGCATTTAAATCGATTAAAGAATCGCAAAATGCTGGTGTTGGAATCATTTATCAAGAACTTGCATTAGTAGAAGAAATGTCAGTTGCAGAAAACCTATTTTTAAGCCATGACTTAATGAGAGCAAAAATCATTGATTGGAATAAAATCTATGCAGAAGCTCAAAAATGGTTAAACCATATTGGGTTAGATGTTGATCCGCAAACAAAAGTTGGGCAACTAACAGTGGGTAAACAGCAAATTATTGAAATCGCAAAGGCATTAACACAAGAAACAGAGATTCTTATACTAGATGAGCCTACCGCTGCATTAACGGAAAGCGATGTTGATGTTTTAATGAAACTTCTTCATGATTTACGTGCTGAAGGGGTTACTTGCATCTATATTTCACATAAGCTCAATGAAGTGATGGCACTCGCTGATTCTGTCACTATTTTAAGAGACGGACAAACCGTAAGTACCGACAAAATTGCTGACCTAACAGAGGAACTCATTATTACCAAAATGGTAGGACGTGAATTAACCGAGCTTTTTCCTTATGAAGCCCGTCCAATTAGTCCTGAAAATATACTGGACGTGAAAAATTATTCAGTTACTGATCATATAGGGAAAAAGATAATTG
Proteins encoded:
- a CDS encoding xylose ABC transporter ATP-binding protein, which gives rise to MEDYALQMRAITKEFPGVRALDNVTFSVRKGEIHALCGENGAGKSTLMKVLSGVYPHGSYDGDIIINGKNVAFKSIKESQNAGVGIIYQELALVEEMSVAENLFLSHDLMRAKIIDWNKIYAEAQKWLNHIGLDVDPQTKVGQLTVGKQQIIEIAKALTQETEILILDEPTAALTESDVDVLMKLLHDLRAEGVTCIYISHKLNEVMALADSVTILRDGQTVSTDKIADLTEELIITKMVGRELTELFPYEARPISPENILDVKNYSVTDHIGKKIIVDASFTLKKGEILGFSGLMGAGRTELFISLFGGLKGNRTGSVLIDGKETNIKSPADAIRAGLAYVSEDRKRYGLVLGMDITKNTTLAALNKMMKLKVIDNALEVKTAGDITYKMNLKAPNLEALVGQLSGGNQQKVVLSKWLLNDPKVLILDEPTRGIDVGAKYEIYKIINELANQGVGIVIVSSELPEILGMSDRIIVMAEGKITGEFQRAEATQEKIMTCATGGKNS